A part of Micromonospora chersina genomic DNA contains:
- the pgl gene encoding 6-phosphogluconolactonase, producing MSEASVAVHADPDLLAQAVAARLVVKLLDAQAERGQASVVLTGGRIAAAVHRAVTQLPARDAVDWSRVDVWWGDERFLPAGDPERNETQARAALLDAVPLDPARIHPMPASDGPAGNDPEAAAAGYAQELARAARPGTAALPHFDVLMLGVGEDGHVASVFPEHPVHHDNRPVSAVRGSPKPPPVRTTLTLPAINTAEEVWLVAAGADKARAVGMALAGAGPVQLPAAGVRGVSRTLWLLDRAAAADVPPRLRSLR from the coding sequence ATGAGTGAGGCGAGTGTCGCCGTACACGCCGACCCCGACCTGCTGGCGCAGGCGGTGGCGGCCCGGCTGGTGGTGAAGCTGCTCGACGCGCAGGCCGAGCGGGGCCAGGCGTCGGTGGTGCTGACCGGCGGGCGGATCGCCGCGGCGGTCCACCGGGCCGTGACCCAGCTGCCGGCCCGCGACGCCGTCGACTGGTCCCGCGTCGACGTCTGGTGGGGCGACGAGCGGTTCCTGCCGGCCGGTGACCCGGAGCGCAACGAGACCCAGGCCCGGGCGGCGCTGCTGGACGCCGTCCCGCTGGACCCGGCCCGCATCCACCCGATGCCGGCCTCCGACGGGCCGGCCGGCAACGACCCGGAGGCGGCCGCCGCCGGCTACGCGCAGGAGCTGGCCCGGGCCGCCCGGCCGGGCACGGCCGCGCTCCCCCACTTCGACGTGCTGATGCTCGGTGTGGGCGAGGACGGGCACGTGGCCTCGGTCTTCCCCGAGCACCCGGTGCACCACGACAACCGCCCGGTCAGCGCCGTACGCGGCAGCCCCAAGCCGCCGCCCGTGCGGACCACGCTGACCCTGCCGGCGATCAACACGGCCGAGGAGGTCTGGCTGGTGGCCGCCGGGGCGGACAAGGCCCGGGCGGTGGGGATGGCCCTCGCCGGGGCCGGGCCGGTGCAGCTGCCGGCGGCCGGGGTGCGCGGGGTGTCCCGTACCCTCTGGCTGCTGGACCGGGCGGCGGCGGCCGACGTGCCGCCCCGCCTGCGCAGCCTGCGCTGA
- a CDS encoding phosphoglycerate kinase, with product MSIRNLDDLLAEGVSGRRVLVRADLNVPLDKQTGEITDDGRIRAVLPTLSALVQAGAKVVVCSHLGRPKGAPDPQFSLRPVAGRLGELLGAPVHFAEDTVGESARSTVEGLADGQVALLENLRFNKGETSKDDAERGAFADQLAAFGDAYVDDAFGAVHRKHASVHDVPARLPHVAGRLVLREVEVLGKLTGDPERPYVVVLGGSKVSDKLAVIEALLPKVDRLLIGGGMCFTFLKAQGHEVGTSLLEEDMVETCRNLLERSGGKIMLPVDVVAADAFAPDATHDTVPADGIPSHRLGLDIGPETVAGFAAALSQAKTIFWNGPMGVFEMAAFANGTRGVAEAITKADAFSVVGGGDSAAAVRALGLDESSFGHISTGGGASLEYLEGKTLPGIAALEN from the coding sequence GTGAGCATCCGCAACCTCGACGACCTGCTCGCCGAGGGGGTGTCGGGTCGGCGCGTGCTGGTGCGCGCCGACCTGAACGTCCCGCTCGACAAGCAGACGGGCGAGATCACCGACGACGGCCGCATCCGGGCCGTGCTGCCGACCCTGAGCGCGCTGGTCCAGGCCGGCGCCAAGGTGGTCGTCTGCTCGCACCTGGGCCGCCCGAAGGGCGCGCCGGACCCGCAGTTCAGCCTCCGCCCGGTCGCCGGGCGGCTCGGTGAGCTGCTCGGCGCGCCGGTGCACTTCGCCGAGGACACCGTCGGCGAGTCGGCCCGGTCCACCGTGGAGGGCCTGGCCGACGGCCAGGTGGCCCTGCTGGAGAACCTGCGCTTCAACAAGGGTGAGACCAGCAAGGACGACGCCGAGCGGGGCGCCTTCGCCGACCAGCTCGCCGCGTTCGGCGACGCGTACGTCGACGACGCCTTCGGCGCCGTGCACCGCAAGCACGCCAGCGTCCACGACGTGCCGGCCCGGCTGCCGCACGTGGCCGGCCGTCTCGTGCTGCGCGAGGTGGAGGTGCTCGGCAAGCTGACCGGCGACCCGGAGCGGCCGTACGTGGTGGTGCTGGGCGGCTCCAAGGTCTCCGACAAGCTGGCCGTGATCGAGGCCCTGCTGCCGAAGGTCGACCGGCTGCTCATCGGCGGCGGCATGTGCTTCACCTTCCTCAAGGCCCAGGGCCACGAGGTGGGCACCTCGCTGCTGGAAGAGGACATGGTCGAGACCTGCCGCAACCTGCTGGAGCGCTCCGGCGGCAAGATCATGCTGCCGGTCGACGTGGTGGCCGCGGACGCCTTCGCGCCGGACGCCACCCACGACACCGTGCCCGCCGACGGCATCCCGAGCCACCGGCTCGGGCTGGACATCGGCCCGGAGACGGTGGCCGGCTTCGCCGCCGCGCTGTCGCAGGCGAAGACCATCTTCTGGAACGGCCCGATGGGCGTGTTCGAGATGGCCGCGTTCGCCAACGGCACCCGGGGCGTCGCCGAGGCGATCACCAAGGCCGACGCGTTCAGCGTCGTCGGTGGCGGTGACTCCGCCGCCGCGGTGCGGGCGCTCGGGCTGGACGAGTCGTCCTTCGGCCACATCTCCACGGGCGGCGGCGCCTCCCTGGAATACCTCGAGGGCAAGACCCTCCCCGGCATCGCGGCCCTGGAGAACTGA
- the recQ gene encoding DNA helicase RecQ produces the protein MVSPTDERTEDALRVLRRVFGYDAFRGFQHEVVEHVVAGGDALVLMPTGGGKSLCYQIPALVRDGVAVVVSPLIALMQDQVDALTAVGVRAGFLNSTQDLTERRRVEAAFLAGELDLLYLAPEGLATRSTVALLERGRIALFAIDEAHCVSQWGHDFRPDYLNLSMLHERWPGVPRIALTATATAATRTEIATRLKLTDARHFVASFDRPNIQYRIVPKREPRKQLLALLRDEHPGDAGIVYCLSRASVEKTAEFLVANGIPALPYHAGLDAATRAANQQRFLREDGLVMVATIAFGMGIDKPDVRFVAHLDLPKSVEGYYQETGRAGRDGLPSTAWLAYGLQDVVQQRKMIETSEGDLAHRRNLATHLDAMLALCETVRCRRAQLLDYFGEGGTANCGNCDTCLEPPESWDGTVAAQKLLSTVYRLDRERNQRFGAGHCVDILLGRHTEKIDQHGHDSLSTFGIGTDLREAEWRGVVRQLLAEGLLAVEGDYGTLALTEASAEVLGRRRTVTMRREPERQASGRSAKPRGAATVVADLAPAAVPVFERLRAWRAATAKEQGVPAYVVFHDATLRQIATEAPTSLAELSRISGVGDNKLAKYGEGILAVLTES, from the coding sequence ATGGTCTCCCCCACCGATGAGCGGACCGAGGACGCCCTGCGGGTGCTCCGCCGGGTGTTCGGCTACGACGCCTTCCGCGGCTTCCAGCACGAGGTCGTCGAGCACGTGGTGGCCGGCGGCGACGCGCTGGTGCTCATGCCGACCGGGGGCGGCAAGTCGCTCTGCTACCAGATCCCGGCGCTGGTCCGCGACGGCGTGGCGGTGGTCGTCTCGCCGCTGATCGCGCTCATGCAGGACCAGGTCGACGCGCTCACCGCGGTCGGCGTCCGGGCCGGGTTCCTCAACTCGACGCAGGACCTGACCGAGCGGCGGCGGGTCGAGGCGGCGTTCCTCGCCGGCGAGCTGGACCTGCTCTACCTCGCCCCCGAAGGGCTGGCGACCCGCTCCACTGTCGCCCTGCTGGAGCGCGGGCGGATCGCGCTCTTCGCGATCGACGAGGCGCACTGCGTCTCGCAGTGGGGGCACGACTTCCGCCCCGACTACCTCAACCTGTCGATGCTGCACGAGCGCTGGCCCGGGGTGCCGCGGATCGCGCTGACCGCGACCGCCACCGCGGCCACCCGCACGGAGATCGCCACCCGGCTCAAGCTCACCGACGCCCGGCACTTCGTGGCCAGCTTCGACCGGCCCAACATCCAGTACCGGATCGTGCCCAAGCGGGAGCCCCGCAAGCAACTACTCGCCCTGCTGCGCGACGAGCACCCGGGCGACGCCGGCATCGTCTACTGCCTCTCCCGCGCCTCGGTGGAGAAGACCGCCGAGTTCCTGGTCGCCAACGGCATCCCGGCCCTGCCCTACCACGCCGGGCTCGACGCGGCGACCCGAGCGGCCAACCAGCAGCGCTTCCTGCGCGAGGACGGCCTCGTCATGGTCGCCACCATCGCCTTCGGCATGGGCATCGACAAGCCCGACGTACGCTTCGTCGCCCACCTCGACCTGCCCAAGTCGGTAGAGGGCTACTACCAGGAGACCGGGCGCGCCGGGCGGGACGGGCTGCCGTCCACGGCCTGGCTGGCGTACGGGCTCCAGGACGTCGTGCAGCAGCGCAAGATGATCGAGACGTCGGAGGGCGACCTGGCCCACCGGCGCAACCTGGCCACCCACCTCGACGCCATGCTGGCGCTCTGCGAGACGGTCCGCTGCCGCCGCGCGCAACTCCTCGACTACTTCGGCGAGGGGGGCACCGCCAACTGCGGAAACTGCGACACCTGCCTGGAGCCACCCGAGTCCTGGGACGGCACGGTCGCCGCGCAGAAGCTGCTCTCCACCGTCTACCGGCTCGACCGGGAACGCAACCAGCGGTTCGGCGCCGGGCACTGCGTGGACATCCTGCTCGGCAGGCACACCGAGAAGATCGACCAGCACGGCCACGACTCGCTGAGCACCTTCGGCATCGGCACCGACCTGCGCGAGGCCGAGTGGCGGGGCGTGGTGCGGCAACTGCTCGCCGAGGGCCTGCTCGCCGTCGAGGGCGACTACGGCACTCTGGCCCTGACCGAGGCGAGCGCCGAGGTGCTGGGCCGCCGGCGCACGGTCACCATGCGGCGGGAGCCCGAACGGCAGGCGTCCGGCCGGTCCGCCAAGCCGCGCGGCGCGGCGACGGTGGTGGCCGACCTCGCCCCGGCCGCCGTCCCCGTGTTCGAGCGGCTCCGCGCCTGGCGGGCGGCCACCGCCAAGGAACAGGGCGTCCCGGCGTACGTGGTCTTCCACGACGCCACCCTGCGCCAGATCGCCACCGAGGCGCCGACCTCGCTGGCCGAGCTGTCCCGGATCAGCGGCGTCGGCGACAACAAGCTGGCCAAGTACGGCGAGGGGATCCTCGCCGTACTCACCGAGTCCTGA
- the secG gene encoding preprotein translocase subunit SecG, translating to MPIWFAYTMIVLLVITSILLTLLILLHRGKGGGLSSMFGGGVSSSLAGSSVAEKNLDRYTVLVGIVWFACIVGIGLWLRLQLGSGA from the coding sequence ATGCCGATCTGGTTCGCCTACACGATGATCGTGTTGCTGGTCATCACGAGCATCCTGCTCACCCTGCTGATCCTCCTGCACCGCGGTAAGGGTGGCGGGTTGTCGAGCATGTTCGGCGGCGGCGTCAGCTCCAGCCTGGCCGGCTCGTCGGTGGCCGAGAAGAACCTCGACCGCTACACGGTTCTGGTCGGGATCGTCTGGTTCGCGTGCATCGTCGGGATCGGGCTGTGGCTCCGGCTCCAGCTCGGCAGCGGCGCCTGA
- a CDS encoding gluconeogenesis factor YvcK family protein, whose protein sequence is MTPTRVVAFGGGHGLSASLRALRHCVPGLDLDITAVVTVGDDGGSSGRLRAERGGLPPGDLRQALVALAGDHPATRRSAALFQHRFAAARGSEGAAGGGGGADAGGAADPLAGHAVGNLLLHGLTELLGDPVVALDHAGAMLGAVGRVLPMSRQPVGIEARVRGADPDRPDEVRTVRGQHQVAVTSGTVESLRLTPAAPAACAEAVTAVGAADWLIFGPGSWYTSVLPHLLVPGLADAIVSSPARRLVTLNLVAEKETLGLSLPDHLDTLRRYLPELKVDMVLADSKAVGDPVAVERAAESLGARLVLAPVAVTDGTPRHDPAALGAALVPVLGADR, encoded by the coding sequence ATGACCCCGACCAGGGTGGTCGCCTTCGGCGGCGGGCACGGGCTGTCGGCGTCGCTGCGCGCGCTGCGGCACTGCGTACCCGGACTGGACCTGGACATCACCGCGGTGGTCACCGTCGGCGACGACGGCGGCTCCAGCGGGCGGCTGCGCGCGGAGCGCGGCGGCCTGCCCCCGGGCGACCTGCGGCAGGCGCTCGTGGCCCTGGCCGGCGACCACCCGGCCACCCGGCGCAGCGCGGCGCTCTTCCAGCACCGCTTCGCGGCGGCCCGCGGAAGCGAGGGAGCGGCCGGCGGAGGCGGGGGAGCGGACGCCGGGGGAGCGGCCGACCCGCTCGCCGGCCACGCGGTCGGCAACCTGCTGCTGCACGGGCTGACCGAGCTGCTCGGCGACCCCGTGGTCGCGCTCGACCACGCCGGCGCGATGCTCGGCGCGGTCGGCCGGGTGCTGCCGATGTCCCGGCAGCCGGTGGGCATCGAGGCCCGGGTACGCGGCGCCGACCCGGACCGCCCCGACGAGGTCCGCACGGTGCGCGGCCAGCACCAGGTGGCGGTCACCTCCGGCACTGTCGAGTCGCTGCGGCTCACCCCGGCGGCGCCGGCCGCCTGCGCGGAGGCGGTGACCGCGGTGGGCGCGGCCGACTGGCTGATCTTCGGGCCGGGCAGCTGGTACACGAGCGTGCTGCCGCACCTTCTGGTGCCGGGCCTGGCCGACGCGATCGTCTCCAGCCCGGCGCGTCGGCTGGTGACCCTCAACCTCGTGGCGGAGAAGGAGACCCTCGGGCTCTCCCTGCCCGACCATCTGGACACCCTCCGGCGCTATCTGCCCGAGTTGAAGGTGGACATGGTGTTGGCCGACTCCAAGGCGGTGGGTGATCCCGTGGCGGTGGAACGTGCGGCAGAATCGCTGGGTGCCCGGCTGGTCCTCGCTCCCGTCGCCGTCACCGACGGCACGCCCCGTCATGATCCGGCCGCCCTGGGCGCCGCGCTGGTGCCTGTCCTGGGCGCCGATCGTTAG
- a CDS encoding RNA polymerase-binding protein RbpA, translating to MSSGNVIRGTRIGSAPERFDQHVEPAPRRPVTYWCVNAHRVQFLIAAEAEAPETWDCPRCGEPAGPDPGNPPGRTRAEPYKTHLAYVQERRTPEQGEALLAEALETLRRRRGRA from the coding sequence GTGTCCAGTGGCAACGTCATCCGCGGCACCCGGATCGGGTCCGCCCCCGAGCGTTTCGACCAGCACGTCGAGCCGGCGCCCCGCAGGCCGGTCACCTACTGGTGCGTCAACGCCCACCGCGTCCAGTTCCTCATCGCCGCCGAGGCGGAGGCCCCGGAGACCTGGGACTGCCCGCGCTGCGGCGAGCCGGCCGGCCCCGACCCGGGCAACCCGCCCGGCCGGACCCGGGCCGAGCCCTACAAGACCCACCTGGCGTACGTGCAGGAGCGGCGCACCCCGGAGCAGGGCGAGGCGCTGCTCGCCGAGGCCCTGGAGACGCTGCGCCGGCGGCGCGGGCGGGCCTGA
- the tpiA gene encoding triose-phosphate isomerase: MASTTRRPLMAGNWKMNLNHLEANLLVQKLAASLNEKQLTEVETVVLPPFTDLRTVQTAVDGDKLLIGYGAQDLSPYQSGAYTGDIAGPMLAKLGCTYVVVGHSERRQYHHEDDALVNAKVAAALANGLTPILCIGEGLEIREQLRHVPHCCDQLDGALKGLTPEQVTKVVVAYEPVWAIGTGKTATPDDAQEVCGEVRKRLVETFGQDTADQVRILYGGSVKSSNVAAIMAQPDVDGALVGGASLDAEEFAQICRFPEHIAR; encoded by the coding sequence ATGGCGAGCACCACCCGCCGGCCGCTGATGGCCGGCAACTGGAAGATGAACCTGAACCACCTCGAGGCGAACCTGCTGGTGCAGAAGCTGGCCGCGAGCCTCAACGAGAAGCAGCTCACCGAGGTCGAGACGGTGGTCCTGCCGCCCTTCACCGACCTGCGCACCGTGCAGACCGCGGTGGACGGGGACAAGCTGCTGATCGGCTACGGCGCGCAGGACCTGTCGCCGTACCAGTCGGGCGCGTACACCGGCGACATCGCCGGGCCGATGCTCGCCAAGCTGGGCTGCACCTACGTGGTGGTCGGCCACTCCGAGCGGCGGCAGTACCACCACGAGGACGACGCGCTGGTCAACGCCAAGGTGGCCGCCGCGCTGGCGAACGGGCTCACCCCGATCCTCTGCATCGGCGAGGGGCTGGAGATCCGTGAGCAGCTCCGGCACGTGCCGCACTGCTGCGACCAGCTCGACGGCGCGCTGAAGGGGCTCACCCCGGAGCAGGTCACCAAGGTCGTCGTGGCGTACGAGCCGGTCTGGGCGATCGGCACCGGCAAGACGGCGACCCCGGACGACGCCCAGGAGGTCTGCGGCGAGGTGCGCAAGCGCCTGGTGGAGACCTTCGGCCAGGACACCGCGGACCAGGTCCGGATCCTCTACGGCGGGTCGGTGAAGTCGTCGAACGTCGCCGCGATCATGGCCCAGCCGGACGTGGACGGGGCCCTGGTCGGCGGCGCCAGCCTGGACGCCGAGGAATTCGCGCAGATCTGCCGGTTCCCGGAGCACATCGCCCGCTGA
- the rapZ gene encoding RNase adapter RapZ yields MPTNAETALGRPAPAEADTTLVVVTGLSGGGRSTVARALENVGYYVVDNLPQALMLDMAELAFKAGGAARRTAMVLDVRSRAFSTDLAGAIRELRERGFQPRVVFVDADDEVLIRRFESVRRSHPLQGDGRLADGIAVERALLEEARDQADVIIDTSHLNVNQLRRRVEELFGGEDSRRLRITVLSFGFKYGLPPDADFVMDARFLPNPYWVPELREHTGREEAVSAYVLGQEGADAFVAGYADLVNATTAGFEREGKRYLTVAVGCTGGKHRSVAIAEELAARLRRSGIAANAQHRDLGRE; encoded by the coding sequence GTGCCGACCAACGCGGAGACAGCTCTCGGGCGGCCGGCGCCGGCCGAGGCGGACACCACCCTCGTGGTGGTGACCGGCCTGTCCGGCGGTGGCCGCAGCACGGTGGCCCGGGCGCTGGAGAACGTCGGCTACTACGTGGTGGACAACCTGCCCCAGGCGCTCATGCTGGACATGGCCGAGCTGGCGTTCAAGGCCGGCGGCGCGGCCCGGCGTACGGCCATGGTGCTGGACGTCCGCTCGCGCGCCTTCTCCACCGACCTGGCCGGGGCGATCCGGGAGCTGCGCGAGCGCGGCTTCCAGCCCCGGGTGGTCTTCGTCGACGCCGACGACGAGGTGCTGATCCGCCGCTTCGAGAGCGTGCGCCGTTCGCACCCGTTGCAGGGCGACGGGCGGCTGGCCGACGGGATCGCCGTGGAGCGGGCCCTGTTGGAGGAGGCCCGCGACCAGGCCGACGTGATCATCGACACCAGCCACCTCAACGTGAACCAGCTCCGGCGCCGGGTCGAGGAGCTGTTCGGCGGGGAGGACTCCCGCCGGTTGCGGATCACCGTGCTCTCCTTCGGCTTCAAGTACGGCCTCCCGCCGGACGCCGACTTCGTGATGGACGCCCGGTTCCTGCCGAACCCGTACTGGGTGCCGGAGCTGCGCGAGCACACCGGGCGGGAGGAGGCGGTCAGCGCGTACGTGCTGGGCCAGGAGGGGGCGGACGCCTTCGTGGCCGGGTACGCGGACCTGGTCAACGCCACCACCGCCGGTTTCGAGCGGGAGGGCAAGCGCTACCTGACCGTGGCCGTCGGCTGCACCGGGGGCAAGCACCGGAGCGTGGCGATCGCCGAGGAACTGGCCGCCCGGCTGCGCCGCTCCGGCATCGCCGCCAACGCCCAGCACCGGGACCTGGGGCGGGAATGA
- the gap gene encoding type I glyceraldehyde-3-phosphate dehydrogenase has product MTIRVGINGFGRIGRNFFRAVLASGADIEVVAVNDLTDNATLAHLVKYDSILGRLPHEVKASADEITVGGKAIKVFEEKDPGKLPWGEVGVDVVIESTGFFTDATKAKAHIDGGAKKVIISAPAKNEDVTVVMGVNQDQYDPAKHNIISNASCTTNCLAPMAKVLQDTFGITKGLMTTIHAYTQDQNLQDAPHKDLRRARAAALNIVPTSTGAAKAIGLVLPELKGKLDGYALRVPIPTGSATDLTVEVGRETTVDEVNAALKAAADGPLKGILVYNEDPIVSADIVTDPASCIFDAPLTKVIGNQVKVVGWYDNEWGYSNRLVDLVKLVGSSL; this is encoded by the coding sequence GTGACCATCCGGGTTGGCATCAACGGCTTCGGCCGGATCGGCCGCAACTTCTTCCGGGCAGTGCTGGCGTCCGGCGCTGACATCGAGGTCGTGGCGGTCAACGACCTGACCGACAACGCGACGCTCGCCCACCTTGTCAAGTACGACAGCATCCTGGGCCGCCTGCCGCACGAGGTGAAGGCCAGCGCCGACGAGATCACCGTGGGTGGCAAGGCCATCAAGGTGTTCGAGGAGAAGGACCCCGGCAAGCTGCCGTGGGGCGAGGTCGGTGTCGACGTCGTCATCGAGTCCACCGGGTTCTTCACCGACGCCACCAAGGCGAAGGCACACATCGACGGCGGGGCCAAGAAGGTCATCATCTCCGCGCCGGCGAAGAACGAGGACGTCACCGTGGTCATGGGCGTCAACCAGGACCAGTACGACCCGGCCAAGCACAACATCATCTCGAACGCCTCCTGCACCACCAACTGCCTCGCCCCGATGGCCAAGGTCCTGCAGGACACGTTCGGCATCACCAAGGGTCTGATGACGACCATCCACGCGTACACGCAGGACCAGAACCTGCAGGACGCGCCGCACAAGGACCTGCGCCGGGCCCGGGCCGCCGCGCTCAACATCGTGCCGACCTCGACCGGCGCCGCGAAGGCGATCGGCCTGGTCCTGCCGGAGCTCAAGGGCAAGCTGGACGGCTACGCGCTGCGGGTGCCGATCCCGACCGGCTCGGCCACCGACCTGACCGTCGAGGTCGGCCGGGAGACCACCGTGGACGAGGTCAACGCCGCGCTGAAGGCCGCCGCGGACGGCCCGCTCAAGGGCATCCTGGTCTACAACGAGGACCCGATCGTGTCGGCGGACATCGTCACCGACCCGGCGTCCTGCATCTTCGACGCGCCGCTGACCAAGGTGATCGGCAACCAGGTCAAGGTCGTCGGCTGGTACGACAACGAGTGGGGCTACTCGAACCGCCTCGTCGACCTCGTCAAGCTGGTGGGTAGCTCGCTGTGA
- a CDS encoding C39 family peptidase: MRTTMLRNTVLTAAGIAATAGGIAGPAIAAHAAPADNTKVVADRKGHGERELDVRYEAQPNFYYCGPAATRNALSVLGKNIDVDAMAKEMGTTENGTNSINDITPVLNKETGKHYRSVEIKDGKADDKQTDTLRADIVRTVDDGRAVVANIAGTATDTDGNTHSFEGGHYISVVGYQNDGHTVTIADSANPNTASYRISVDNLADWIATRGYSAS, translated from the coding sequence ATGCGCACCACCATGCTGCGGAACACCGTTCTGACCGCTGCCGGTATCGCCGCCACCGCCGGTGGGATCGCCGGCCCCGCGATCGCCGCGCACGCCGCCCCCGCCGACAACACCAAGGTCGTCGCTGACCGGAAGGGTCACGGCGAGCGGGAGCTGGACGTCCGCTACGAGGCCCAGCCCAACTTCTACTACTGCGGCCCGGCCGCCACGCGTAACGCCCTGTCCGTGCTGGGCAAGAACATCGACGTGGACGCCATGGCCAAGGAGATGGGCACCACCGAGAACGGCACCAACAGCATCAACGACATCACCCCCGTCCTGAACAAGGAGACCGGCAAGCACTACCGGTCGGTGGAGATCAAGGACGGCAAGGCCGACGACAAGCAGACCGACACCCTGCGCGCCGACATCGTGCGCACCGTCGACGACGGCCGGGCCGTGGTCGCCAACATCGCCGGCACCGCCACCGACACCGACGGCAACACCCACTCCTTCGAAGGCGGCCACTACATCAGCGTCGTCGGCTACCAGAACGACGGCCACACCGTGACCATCGCCGACAGCGCCAACCCGAACACCGCCTCCTACCGGATCAGCGTGGACAACCTCGCCGACTGGATCGCCACCCGCGGCTACAGCGCCTCCTGA
- the whiA gene encoding DNA-binding protein WhiA, giving the protein MAMTAAVKDELSRVDVPKPCCRRAEMAALLRFAGGLHIVSGRVVVEAELDTGAVARRLRREIAEVYGYPSEIHVLASGGLRKGSHFIVRVVKDGEALARQTGLLDVRGRPVRGLPPHVVAANVCCAVSAWRGAFMAHGSLTEPGRSSALEITCPGPESALALVGAARRIGITAKNREVRGVDRVVVKDGDAIAALLTRIGAHSSVLAWEERRVRREVRATANRLANFDDANLRRSARAAVAAAARVTRALEILAEDAPNHLTSAGRLRLEHRQASLEELGALADPPLTKDAIAGRIRRLLALADKRARDLGIPDTEAAVTPDMLVV; this is encoded by the coding sequence ATGGCGATGACGGCTGCGGTCAAGGACGAGCTGAGTCGGGTCGACGTGCCCAAGCCCTGCTGCCGGCGGGCGGAGATGGCCGCCCTGCTCCGGTTCGCGGGCGGCCTGCACATCGTGTCGGGTCGTGTCGTGGTCGAGGCGGAGCTGGACACCGGCGCGGTGGCCCGGCGGCTCCGCCGGGAGATCGCCGAGGTCTACGGCTACCCGAGCGAGATCCACGTGCTCGCCTCGGGCGGCCTGCGCAAGGGCAGCCACTTCATCGTGCGGGTGGTCAAGGACGGCGAGGCCCTCGCGCGGCAGACCGGCCTGCTCGACGTCCGGGGCCGTCCGGTGCGCGGCCTGCCGCCGCACGTGGTGGCCGCGAATGTCTGCTGCGCGGTCTCCGCCTGGCGGGGCGCGTTCATGGCGCACGGCTCGCTGACCGAGCCGGGCCGCTCCAGCGCCCTGGAGATCACCTGCCCGGGTCCGGAGTCCGCGCTGGCCCTTGTCGGCGCGGCGCGGCGGATCGGCATCACCGCCAAGAACCGCGAGGTGCGCGGGGTGGACCGGGTGGTGGTCAAGGACGGCGACGCGATCGCCGCGCTGCTCACCCGCATCGGCGCCCACTCCAGTGTGCTCGCCTGGGAGGAGCGGCGGGTGCGCCGCGAGGTGCGGGCCACCGCGAACCGACTGGCCAACTTCGACGACGCCAACCTGCGCCGCTCGGCCCGGGCCGCGGTGGCCGCCGCCGCCCGGGTCACCCGGGCGCTGGAGATCCTCGCCGAGGACGCCCCGAACCACCTGACCTCGGCGGGCCGGCTGCGGCTGGAGCACCGGCAGGCGTCGCTGGAGGAACTCGGCGCGCTGGCCGATCCGCCGCTGACCAAGGACGCCATCGCCGGCCGGATCCGCCGGCTGCTCGCGCTGGCCGACAAGCGGGCCCGCGACCTGGGCATCCCGGATACCGAAGCGGCCGTCACGCCCGACATGCTCGTGGTCTGA